In Hymenobacter aquaticus, a single window of DNA contains:
- the rfbB gene encoding dTDP-glucose 4,6-dehydratase, translating into MKIIITGGAGFIGSHVVRLFVTKYPEYQILNLDALTYAGNLENLRDIENEPNYRLVKGDITDQAFVDQLFATEEPDAVIHLAAESHVDRSITDPLAFVKTNVLGTVHLLNAAKNLWKASGYEGKTFYHVSTDEVYGSLEMGPEMFTEDTPYDPRSPYSASKAASDHFVRAWYHTYHMPVKLSNCSNNYGPNHFPEKLIPLAIHRIQHGQPVPVYGKGENVRDWLFVKDHATAIDAVFHKGVVGETYNIGGVNEWQNIELINLLCDVLDEKTGREKGTSRKLITYVTDRAGHDLRYAIDSSKIMNELGWKPSVTFEQGLAQTVDWYLENTEWLEHVTSGAYQQYYQQQYNR; encoded by the coding sequence ATGAAAATCATCATCACCGGCGGGGCCGGCTTCATTGGGTCGCACGTGGTGCGCCTGTTCGTCACGAAGTATCCCGAGTATCAGATTCTGAACCTGGATGCCTTGACCTACGCCGGCAACCTGGAAAACCTGCGCGACATCGAGAATGAGCCCAACTACCGCTTGGTGAAGGGCGACATTACCGACCAGGCTTTCGTAGACCAGCTTTTCGCCACCGAGGAGCCCGACGCCGTGATTCACCTCGCGGCCGAGTCGCACGTGGACCGCAGCATCACCGACCCGCTGGCGTTTGTGAAAACCAACGTGCTGGGCACGGTGCACCTGCTGAACGCGGCCAAAAACCTGTGGAAAGCCTCGGGCTACGAAGGCAAAACCTTCTACCACGTGAGCACCGACGAGGTGTACGGCTCCCTGGAAATGGGCCCCGAGATGTTCACCGAGGACACGCCCTACGACCCCCGCTCGCCTTATTCGGCTTCGAAAGCAGCGTCCGACCATTTCGTGCGGGCCTGGTACCACACCTACCACATGCCGGTGAAGCTCAGCAACTGCTCGAACAACTACGGCCCCAACCACTTCCCCGAGAAGCTGATTCCGCTGGCTATTCACCGCATTCAGCACGGGCAGCCCGTGCCGGTGTACGGCAAAGGCGAAAACGTGCGCGACTGGCTGTTCGTGAAAGACCACGCCACCGCCATCGACGCCGTTTTCCACAAGGGCGTAGTGGGCGAAACCTACAACATCGGCGGCGTGAACGAGTGGCAGAACATTGAGCTCATCAACCTGCTCTGCGACGTGCTCGACGAGAAAACCGGCCGCGAAAAAGGCACCTCGCGCAAGCTCATCACCTACGTGACGGACCGCGCCGGCCACGACCTGCGTTACGCCATCGACTCGAGCAAAATCATGAACGAGCTGGGCTGGAAGCCGTCGGTAACGTTCGAGCAGGGCCTGGCCCAGACCGTAGACTGGTACCTGGAAAACACCGAGTGGCTGGAGCACGTAACCAGCGGCGCCTACCAGCAATACTACCAGCAGCAGTACAACCGATAA
- the galE gene encoding UDP-glucose 4-epimerase GalE, producing MERTKIVVTGGAGYIGSHAVVELFEAGYQPIIIDNFSNSRESVLDGIKDILGVAVPCYNIDCGDEAALRGVFDQEADIRGVIHFAAYKAVGESVQQPLKYYQNNVGSLITLLKVMPDYGVSNVVFSSSCTVYGIPDQLPVTEQTPTKPATSPYGNTKKICEDILNDVASVSEGAIRTILLRYFNPIGAHASARIGELPLGVPNNLVPFITQTAAGIREKLTIYGDTYDTPDGTNIRDYVHVVDLAKAHVVAVQRLLEAKGEAVETFNVGTGRGNSVLEVVHAFERATGQKLNYVIGPPRVGDVPAIYADVTKATQELGFKTTTTLDEALASSWKWQQTL from the coding sequence ATGGAAAGAACGAAGATCGTCGTGACGGGCGGGGCGGGCTACATTGGCTCCCACGCGGTGGTTGAGCTGTTTGAGGCCGGTTACCAGCCCATTATCATTGATAATTTCAGCAACTCCCGGGAGTCGGTGCTCGACGGCATCAAGGACATCCTGGGCGTGGCCGTGCCCTGCTACAACATCGACTGCGGCGACGAGGCGGCCCTGCGCGGCGTCTTCGACCAAGAGGCGGATATTCGCGGCGTCATTCACTTCGCGGCCTACAAGGCCGTGGGCGAGTCGGTGCAGCAGCCGCTGAAATACTACCAGAACAACGTTGGCTCGCTCATTACCCTACTCAAGGTGATGCCCGACTACGGCGTGAGCAACGTGGTCTTCTCCTCGTCGTGCACCGTGTACGGCATTCCGGACCAGCTGCCCGTGACTGAGCAGACGCCGACCAAGCCGGCTACTTCGCCCTACGGCAATACCAAGAAAATCTGCGAGGATATCCTCAACGACGTGGCTTCGGTGTCGGAGGGTGCTATTCGCACGATTCTGCTGCGCTACTTCAACCCGATTGGGGCCCACGCCTCGGCCCGCATCGGCGAGCTGCCGTTGGGCGTACCCAACAACCTGGTGCCGTTTATTACCCAGACGGCGGCCGGCATTCGGGAGAAGCTGACCATTTACGGCGACACCTACGACACGCCCGACGGTACCAACATCCGCGACTACGTGCACGTGGTGGACCTGGCTAAGGCCCACGTGGTAGCCGTGCAGCGCCTACTCGAGGCCAAGGGTGAAGCCGTGGAAACCTTCAACGTGGGCACCGGCCGCGGCAACAGCGTGCTGGAAGTCGTCCACGCTTTCGAGCGGGCTACGGGCCAGAAGCTGAACTACGTCATCGGGCCGCCCCGGGTGGGTGACGTGCCGGCCATCTACGCCGACGTAACTAAGGCCACGCAGGAGCTGGGCTTCAAAACCACCACCACCCTGGACGAGGCCTTGGCCAGCTCCTGGAAGTGGCAACAGACGCTGTGA
- a CDS encoding nucleotide sugar dehydrogenase yields the protein MYEQLLQKQTKLAVIGLGYVGLPIALEFARKLSVIGFDINAARVDLMRNNIDPSGELEAKDFEGCDITFTDSLDVLREANFFIVAVPTPIDEHAMPDLKPLLGASSSVGKVLKKGDYVVFESTVYPGCTEEDCIPVMEKHSGLSFANGDFKVGYSPERINPGDKEHTLARIVKVVSGCDAESLETIAKVYELVITAGVHRASSIKVAEAAKIIENTQRDVNIALMNELSMIFDRMSINTYEVLEAAGTKWNFLKFSPGLVGGHCIGVDPYYLTYKAKELGYDAKVILSGRTTNDNMGAYIARKAVQMMIKQGKDVAKSRVLVMGATFKENVEDIRNSKVADVIQELKNFSVNVDIVDPHADSDELHHEYGFRLTPETDIRKDYDAVIVAVSHKPYLAHDEAYFQSITAENPVLVDIKGLYRGKMNTIQYWSL from the coding sequence GTGTACGAGCAACTCCTCCAGAAACAGACCAAACTGGCCGTCATTGGCCTCGGCTACGTGGGCCTGCCCATCGCCCTCGAATTTGCCCGCAAGCTCAGCGTTATCGGCTTCGATATCAATGCCGCCCGCGTCGACCTGATGCGCAACAACATTGACCCCAGCGGTGAGCTGGAGGCCAAAGACTTCGAAGGCTGCGACATTACGTTCACCGATTCGCTGGACGTGCTGCGGGAAGCCAATTTCTTTATCGTGGCCGTGCCGACGCCCATCGACGAGCACGCCATGCCCGATTTGAAGCCCCTGCTGGGCGCGTCGAGCAGTGTGGGCAAAGTGCTCAAGAAAGGCGACTACGTGGTGTTTGAAAGCACCGTGTACCCCGGCTGCACCGAGGAAGACTGCATTCCGGTGATGGAAAAGCACTCGGGTCTGAGCTTCGCCAACGGCGACTTCAAAGTGGGCTACTCGCCCGAGCGCATCAACCCCGGCGACAAGGAGCACACCCTGGCCCGCATCGTGAAAGTGGTGAGCGGCTGCGACGCCGAGTCGCTGGAAACCATTGCCAAGGTCTACGAGCTGGTCATTACGGCCGGTGTGCACCGGGCCAGCAGCATCAAGGTGGCCGAAGCCGCCAAGATCATCGAAAACACCCAGCGCGACGTCAACATTGCCCTGATGAACGAGCTGTCGATGATTTTTGACCGCATGAGCATCAACACCTACGAAGTGCTGGAAGCGGCCGGCACCAAGTGGAACTTCCTGAAATTCTCGCCCGGTCTGGTGGGCGGCCACTGCATCGGCGTAGACCCCTACTACCTGACCTACAAGGCCAAGGAGCTGGGCTACGACGCCAAAGTCATTTTGAGCGGCCGGACCACCAACGACAACATGGGCGCCTACATCGCCCGCAAGGCGGTGCAGATGATGATTAAGCAGGGCAAGGACGTGGCCAAGAGCCGGGTGCTGGTGATGGGCGCGACCTTTAAGGAAAACGTGGAGGACATCCGCAACTCCAAGGTGGCCGACGTGATTCAGGAGCTCAAGAACTTCTCCGTGAATGTGGACATCGTGGACCCCCACGCCGACTCCGACGAGCTGCACCACGAGTACGGCTTCCGCCTGACCCCCGAAACCGACATCCGCAAGGACTACGACGCGGTAATCGTGGCCGTGAGCCACAAGCCCTACCTGGCCCACGACGAGGCTTACTTCCAGTCGATTACCGCCGAAAACCCCGTGCTGGTCGACATCAAAGGCCTCTACCGCGGCAAGATGAACACTATTCAGTACTGGAGCTTGTAG
- a CDS encoding acyltransferase yields the protein MTDAPAYFAHPTAVLDEGCRIGAGCRIWHFAHLMPGCELGEACSIGQNVMVADGVKLGRNVKVQNNVSLYTGVECADDVFLGPSVVFTNVRNPRSAVVRRGQYQLTVLEKGVSIGANSTIVCGVRLGEYAFVGAGSVVTKDVKPYALVYGNPARQHGWMSAFGHRLQFDAAGHATCPESGEEYLLTNHQVSRISIR from the coding sequence GTGACGGATGCCCCCGCCTACTTTGCGCACCCTACCGCCGTCCTCGACGAAGGCTGCCGCATTGGAGCCGGGTGCCGCATCTGGCACTTTGCCCACCTGATGCCCGGCTGCGAGCTGGGCGAGGCGTGCAGCATCGGCCAAAACGTAATGGTAGCTGATGGCGTGAAGCTGGGCCGCAACGTGAAGGTGCAGAACAACGTGAGCCTTTACACCGGCGTCGAGTGCGCCGACGACGTGTTTTTGGGTCCCTCGGTGGTGTTTACCAACGTGCGCAACCCGCGCAGCGCCGTGGTGCGCCGCGGCCAGTACCAGCTCACGGTGCTGGAAAAAGGCGTCAGCATCGGGGCCAACAGCACCATCGTGTGCGGCGTGCGGCTGGGTGAGTACGCCTTCGTGGGCGCCGGCTCGGTCGTGACTAAGGACGTGAAGCCCTACGCGCTGGTGTATGGCAATCCGGCCCGGCAGCACGGCTGGATGAGCGCCTTTGGGCACCGCCTGCAGTTCGACGCCGCCGGCCACGCCACCTGCCCCGAAAGCGGCGAAGAATATTTGCTTACCAATCATCAGGTTTCCCGTATTAGCATCCGCTAA
- the prmC gene encoding peptide chain release factor N(5)-glutamine methyltransferase has protein sequence MPTIRQLTTGLAAALTPLYPAPEADSIAGLVVDHLLHLSPLQRRMRAAEEVPAEVLALVPPLQARLLRHEPVQYVLGVAYFAGLELEVTPATLIPRPETEELVALIIQEQQGQPDLTIVDIGTGSGCIPIALAQALRPRRTVGVDISAAALAVARRNAARYQSPVEFVLADILTQEPAEITDGSVTVLVSNPPYVLENERPLMRRNVLDFEPATALFVPDHDPLLFYRRIGALGQRWLRPGGGLYFEINEQYAAELVTLLRGQGYATVEPQQDIFGKDRMVRATKNR, from the coding sequence ATGCCCACGATTCGCCAACTCACCACCGGCCTGGCCGCCGCGCTAACTCCTCTGTATCCGGCCCCGGAAGCCGACAGCATTGCGGGCCTGGTGGTCGACCATCTGCTGCACCTTTCGCCCTTGCAGCGCCGGATGCGGGCCGCCGAGGAAGTGCCCGCCGAAGTACTGGCGCTGGTGCCGCCGCTGCAGGCCCGGCTGCTGCGCCACGAGCCGGTGCAGTACGTGCTGGGCGTGGCCTACTTTGCCGGCCTGGAGCTGGAAGTCACGCCCGCCACGCTTATTCCAAGGCCCGAAACCGAGGAGCTGGTGGCGCTGATTATTCAGGAGCAGCAGGGGCAGCCCGACCTGACCATCGTCGACATCGGCACCGGCAGCGGCTGTATTCCTATTGCTTTAGCGCAAGCCCTGCGGCCCCGGCGCACGGTGGGCGTGGATATTTCGGCCGCCGCCCTGGCAGTGGCCCGCCGCAATGCCGCCCGCTACCAGAGCCCGGTGGAGTTTGTGCTGGCTGATATTCTAACCCAGGAGCCCGCCGAAATTACGGACGGCTCGGTGACGGTGCTGGTGAGCAACCCACCCTACGTGCTGGAAAACGAGCGGCCCCTGATGCGGCGCAACGTGCTGGACTTCGAGCCCGCCACGGCTCTGTTCGTGCCCGACCACGACCCGCTGCTGTTTTACCGCCGCATTGGGGCGCTGGGCCAGCGCTGGCTGCGGCCGGGTGGGGGCCTCTACTTCGAAATCAACGAGCAGTACGCGGCCGAACTGGTGACCTTGCTGCGAGGGCAGGGCTACGCTACGGTTGAGCCCCAGCAGGACATTTTTGGCAAAGACCGGATGGTGCGGGCCACCAAAAACCGGTAA
- the ribD gene encoding bifunctional diaminohydroxyphosphoribosylaminopyrimidine deaminase/5-amino-6-(5-phosphoribosylamino)uracil reductase RibD, with translation MTDFDTLMMRRALDLARLGTGYARPNPLVGCVVTHEGRVIGEGWHRQYGGPHAEVNALAAVADQRLLAHSRVYVTLEPCSHFGKTPPCADLLIAKGVKEVVVCNLDPNPLVAGRGLEKLRAAGIHVETGVLEAEGRWLNRRFFTFQEKKRPYVVLKWAETADGYLAGPYFQPVRISGPLAQAAVHQWRTEEQAILVGTRTALHDNPRLNAREWPGQNPIRVVIDKNLSLPPTHHLFDGQQPTLVYTYRERATKDNLGYITLSEADDLFPQLFSNLYQRNVQSVLVEGGPTVLSSLLRDGLWDEMRILRSRQNLGGGIAAPRHGLSGLHEQFTLGEDDVFVYRQ, from the coding sequence ATGACCGACTTTGACACTTTAATGATGCGCCGCGCGCTGGACCTGGCCCGCCTGGGTACCGGCTACGCCCGCCCTAATCCGCTGGTCGGCTGCGTGGTCACGCACGAGGGCCGCGTTATCGGGGAAGGCTGGCACCGGCAGTACGGCGGCCCCCACGCCGAAGTCAACGCCCTGGCCGCGGTGGCCGACCAGCGCCTGCTGGCCCACAGCCGGGTGTACGTTACGCTGGAACCCTGCTCCCACTTCGGCAAAACCCCGCCCTGCGCCGATTTGCTCATTGCCAAGGGCGTCAAGGAAGTGGTGGTCTGCAACCTAGACCCCAACCCGCTGGTGGCCGGCCGGGGCCTGGAAAAGCTGCGGGCCGCTGGCATCCACGTCGAAACCGGCGTGCTCGAAGCCGAAGGCCGCTGGCTGAACCGTCGGTTTTTCACCTTCCAGGAAAAAAAGCGGCCCTACGTGGTGCTCAAGTGGGCCGAAACGGCCGACGGCTACCTGGCCGGCCCCTACTTTCAGCCCGTGCGCATCAGCGGGCCGCTAGCCCAGGCCGCCGTACACCAGTGGCGCACCGAGGAGCAGGCCATTCTGGTCGGCACCCGCACCGCTCTGCACGACAATCCCCGCCTCAACGCCCGCGAATGGCCCGGCCAGAACCCGATTCGGGTCGTTATCGACAAAAACCTGAGCTTGCCGCCCACCCACCACTTGTTCGATGGCCAGCAGCCCACGCTGGTGTATACCTACCGGGAGCGGGCCACCAAGGACAACCTGGGCTACATCACGCTTTCCGAGGCCGACGACCTGTTTCCGCAGCTCTTCAGCAACCTCTACCAGCGCAACGTGCAGTCGGTGCTGGTGGAGGGCGGGCCCACGGTACTCAGCTCCCTGCTGCGCGACGGGCTCTGGGATGAAATGCGGATTCTGCGCAGCCGCCAGAACTTGGGCGGCGGTATTGCCGCCCCCAGACACGGCCTCTCCGGCCTGCACGAGCAGTTCACCCTGGGCGAAGACGACGTGTTTGTGTACAGGCAGTGA
- a CDS encoding GAF domain-containing protein gives MAEELILDTTLTKAEKYRQLLPQIEALTTGEPDLVANLANTAAALRQAFGFFWVGFYLVKNDELVLGPFQGPIACTRIRKGKGVCGGSWAQAQTLLVPDVEQFPGHIACSSESKSEIVVPILKDGQVVAVLDVDSDQLNDFDHDDQAALEQLMQLAAGWF, from the coding sequence ATGGCTGAAGAACTCATCCTCGATACCACGCTTACCAAAGCCGAAAAATACCGCCAGCTCCTGCCCCAGATTGAAGCTTTGACCACCGGGGAGCCCGATTTAGTGGCCAATCTGGCCAATACGGCCGCCGCCCTGCGCCAGGCGTTCGGCTTTTTCTGGGTGGGCTTCTACCTGGTCAAAAACGACGAGCTGGTGCTGGGTCCATTCCAGGGGCCCATTGCCTGCACCCGCATCCGCAAGGGCAAGGGGGTGTGCGGCGGCAGTTGGGCCCAGGCCCAAACCCTGCTCGTGCCCGACGTGGAGCAGTTTCCCGGTCACATTGCCTGCAGCTCCGAGTCGAAGTCGGAAATCGTAGTGCCCATTCTGAAAGACGGCCAGGTAGTGGCCGTGCTCGACGTGGACAGTGACCAGCTCAACGACTTCGACCACGACGACCAGGCGGCGCTGGAGCAGCTCATGCAACTGGCCGCCGGCTGGTTTTAG
- a CDS encoding phosphatidylserine decarboxylase family protein produces the protein MKIHKEGRRILFFTLLALLALNLLLFQFNARAVTFNRIFAGASVIAFLLLLQFFRSPFRNLLTHEDLLIAPADGKVVVIEDVHEPEYFDDMRKQISIFMSPINVHITRNPISGIVRYFKYHPGNYLVAWHPKSSTKNERTTVVVQSEAGPMVLFRQIAGAMARRIVWYVNEGDEVSQGEEFGFIKFGSRVDLFVPLDTEVKVQIGEKVKGGQTVIAQLKSTQPGLFGS, from the coding sequence ATGAAGATTCACAAAGAAGGACGACGCATACTTTTCTTCACGTTGCTGGCTTTGCTGGCCCTCAACCTGCTGTTGTTCCAGTTCAACGCCCGCGCCGTCACCTTCAACCGGATTTTTGCCGGCGCCTCCGTCATTGCCTTCCTGCTGCTGCTCCAGTTTTTCCGCAGCCCCTTCCGCAACCTGCTCACCCACGAAGACCTGCTCATCGCCCCCGCCGATGGCAAAGTGGTGGTCATCGAGGACGTGCACGAGCCGGAGTACTTCGACGACATGCGCAAGCAGATCAGCATCTTCATGTCGCCGATTAACGTGCATATCACCCGCAACCCGATTTCGGGCATCGTGCGCTACTTCAAGTACCACCCCGGCAACTACCTGGTGGCCTGGCACCCGAAGAGCAGCACCAAAAACGAGCGGACGACGGTCGTGGTGCAGTCGGAAGCCGGGCCGATGGTATTGTTCCGCCAGATTGCCGGCGCTATGGCCCGCCGCATCGTGTGGTACGTGAACGAGGGCGACGAAGTAAGCCAGGGCGAGGAGTTCGGCTTCATCAAGTTCGGCTCCCGCGTCGATTTGTTCGTGCCCCTCGACACGGAGGTGAAGGTGCAGATCGGGGAAAAGGTGAAAGGCGGCCAGACCGTTATTGCCCAGCTCAAAAGCACCCAGCCCGGCTTGTTCGGTAGCTAA
- a CDS encoding Glu/Leu/Phe/Val family dehydrogenase: MAATTVYKEPAPIMDRENPLESMMSRFNIAAEILGLDDSTYNVLKAPDKQVIVNIPVTMDNGKVRVFEGYRVVHNTILGPSKGGIRYDMNVHIDEVKALAAWMTWKCAVVDIPYGGAKGGIICDPTAMSPGEIERLTRGYTLAMKDVFGPDRDIPAPDMGTGPREMAWLMDEFSKTVGATSPAVVTGKPLVMGGSLGRTEATGRGVMVSALAAMGKLGMKPEESSAVVQGFGNVGSWAAKLLAEKGVKIKGVSDISGAYWNDNGINIDEAIAYKNVHNGRLEGYTGATLMNADELLLADVDVLVPAAVEDVITEHNAHDIKAKLIVEGANGPTSASADPIINEKGIMVVPDILANSGGVTVSYFEWVQNRLGYKWSEDMVIERAERIMTDAFEKVYATSQKYNVPMRIAAYVVAIDKVAQTYKFRGGF; this comes from the coding sequence ATGGCTGCCACCACGGTGTACAAAGAGCCGGCTCCAATCATGGACCGTGAAAATCCCCTGGAATCAATGATGTCGCGCTTCAACATCGCGGCGGAAATCCTGGGGCTCGACGATTCAACGTATAACGTCCTGAAAGCGCCCGACAAGCAGGTTATCGTCAACATCCCGGTGACGATGGACAATGGCAAAGTGCGTGTATTCGAAGGCTACCGCGTGGTGCACAACACCATCCTGGGCCCCTCGAAAGGCGGTATCCGCTACGACATGAACGTGCACATCGACGAAGTAAAGGCCCTGGCGGCCTGGATGACGTGGAAGTGCGCCGTGGTTGACATTCCCTACGGCGGTGCCAAAGGCGGTATCATCTGCGACCCGACGGCCATGAGCCCCGGCGAAATCGAGCGTCTGACCCGCGGCTACACCCTGGCCATGAAGGACGTATTCGGCCCCGACCGCGACATTCCGGCTCCCGACATGGGCACCGGCCCCCGCGAAATGGCCTGGCTGATGGACGAATTCAGCAAAACGGTAGGCGCTACCTCGCCCGCCGTAGTGACCGGTAAGCCCCTGGTAATGGGTGGCTCGCTGGGCCGCACCGAGGCCACCGGCCGCGGCGTAATGGTATCCGCTCTGGCCGCCATGGGCAAGCTGGGCATGAAGCCCGAAGAGTCGTCGGCCGTGGTGCAGGGCTTCGGCAACGTGGGCTCCTGGGCCGCCAAGCTGCTGGCTGAGAAAGGCGTGAAAATCAAGGGCGTATCCGACATCAGCGGCGCCTACTGGAACGACAACGGCATCAACATCGATGAAGCCATTGCCTACAAAAACGTGCACAACGGCCGCCTTGAAGGCTACACCGGCGCTACCCTCATGAACGCCGATGAGCTGCTGCTCGCCGACGTGGACGTGCTGGTGCCCGCCGCCGTGGAAGACGTCATTACCGAGCACAACGCCCACGACATCAAGGCCAAGCTCATCGTGGAAGGCGCCAATGGCCCGACCTCGGCTTCCGCCGACCCCATCATCAACGAGAAAGGCATCATGGTGGTGCCCGACATCCTGGCCAACTCCGGCGGCGTAACGGTTTCCTACTTCGAGTGGGTCCAAAACCGCCTCGGCTACAAGTGGAGCGAAGACATGGTGATTGAGCGCGCCGAGCGCATCATGACCGATGCCTTCGAGAAAGTGTACGCCACCAGCCAGAAGTACAACGTGCCGATGCGCATCGCCGCCTACGTGGTAGCCATCGACAAAGTAGCCCAGACCTACAAGTTCCGCGGCGGCTTCTAA
- a CDS encoding phosphatidate cytidylyltransferase — MSEPSPSPATTAPEAAPGADGKKPMSNLAQRVIFGVIGAVLLLGSVWYGAWTFAIFFAAVQAKMLHEFYRMMQKAGYKPAAILGISISLLIFGSICIVASSLLSQRGQFAMFGGDIFDAAGLLLIGCIILLPTILILREMYAWPRENQNFSPFANVGVALLGLLYVSLPMSLLNVVAFSSGTGYDYRRIVALLLLVWCSDIGAYAAGKTFGKHKLAPKISPGKTWEGAVGGFLLTLVMGWALGFWLTDLSLAYRLVAAGTVAVFGPLGDLAESMLKRSVGVKDSGRIMPGHGGLLDRFDAFLFILPVLAVLQLLFG; from the coding sequence TTGTCAGAGCCCTCACCCTCGCCCGCTACCACTGCCCCCGAAGCTGCTCCCGGCGCCGACGGAAAAAAGCCCATGTCCAACCTGGCCCAGCGCGTCATCTTCGGCGTCATCGGGGCCGTGCTGCTGCTGGGCAGCGTGTGGTACGGCGCCTGGACGTTTGCTATTTTCTTTGCCGCCGTGCAGGCCAAGATGCTGCACGAGTTTTACCGCATGATGCAGAAGGCGGGCTACAAGCCGGCGGCCATCTTGGGTATCAGCATTAGCTTGTTGATTTTCGGGTCGATATGTATTGTAGCCAGTTCATTGCTGTCCCAACGTGGACAGTTCGCAATGTTTGGCGGAGACATATTCGATGCTGCGGGGCTACTTCTGATAGGGTGTATTATTCTCCTGCCCACCATTCTGATTTTACGGGAAATGTACGCCTGGCCCCGCGAGAATCAGAATTTCTCGCCCTTCGCCAACGTCGGAGTTGCCCTTCTGGGCTTGCTCTACGTGAGCCTGCCCATGAGCCTGCTCAACGTGGTGGCCTTTAGCAGTGGCACCGGCTACGACTACCGCCGCATCGTGGCCCTGCTCTTGCTGGTCTGGTGCTCCGATATCGGGGCCTACGCCGCCGGCAAAACCTTCGGCAAGCACAAGCTGGCTCCCAAAATCTCGCCCGGTAAAACCTGGGAAGGGGCCGTCGGCGGCTTCCTGCTCACGCTGGTCATGGGCTGGGCTCTGGGCTTCTGGCTCACCGATTTGTCCCTGGCCTACCGCCTCGTAGCTGCCGGCACCGTGGCCGTCTTCGGCCCCTTGGGCGACCTGGCCGAGTCCATGCTCAAGCGCAGCGTGGGCGTCAAGGACTCGGGCCGCATCATGCCCGGCCACGGCGGCCTGCTCGACCGGTTCGACGCCTTCCTGTTCATCCTGCCCGTGCTGGCGGTGCTGCAGCTGCTCTTCGGCTAA
- a CDS encoding CPBP family intramembrane glutamic endopeptidase, whose protein sequence is MHPVANLLLLLVLALATFCVAGFLTAVFSNLFFGVGLVEMSSVAQNPQGYPQAWGVLMLSQGLTLFIMLAGAALGLVWLTGRSALEYFMPRRPVALLWFVAAAALIILSLPFMAYLIEWNTNAHVPDSLKGFTWLPRFESWAREKEEELKEMTAFLTRFNSPTRFAVALLVIGVVPAISEELFFRGVLQRNLIDWFKSRHVGVFLAAAIFSAIHMQFLGFVPRFVLGLVLGYLYEWSGNILVPMVAHFTQNAFQLLLLYVQQRQWNGPDFNPDSTESMPWYLVLLSMLFTGAILYFLQQRQQTQPAEMHTLSAAGVAVVAAETEPTETRTLGSKGREADPE, encoded by the coding sequence TTGCACCCGGTTGCGAACCTGTTGCTGCTGCTGGTGCTCGCGCTGGCCACCTTCTGCGTTGCCGGCTTTCTTACCGCCGTGTTCAGCAATCTGTTCTTCGGGGTGGGGCTGGTCGAGATGAGCAGCGTGGCCCAGAACCCGCAGGGCTACCCCCAGGCCTGGGGCGTACTGATGCTCAGCCAGGGCCTTACGCTGTTTATTATGCTGGCCGGCGCGGCCCTGGGGCTGGTGTGGCTCACCGGCCGCTCCGCCCTGGAGTACTTTATGCCCCGCCGCCCGGTCGCGCTGCTCTGGTTTGTGGCCGCCGCCGCCCTCATCATCCTGAGCCTGCCCTTCATGGCCTACCTGATTGAGTGGAACACCAATGCCCACGTGCCCGATTCGCTGAAGGGCTTTACCTGGCTGCCGCGCTTCGAAAGCTGGGCCCGCGAAAAGGAGGAGGAGCTGAAAGAAATGACGGCCTTCCTGACGCGCTTCAACTCGCCGACTCGCTTTGCCGTGGCCCTGCTGGTGATTGGGGTGGTGCCGGCCATCAGCGAGGAGCTGTTTTTCCGGGGCGTACTCCAGCGCAACCTCATCGACTGGTTTAAGTCGCGCCACGTGGGCGTGTTTCTGGCCGCCGCTATTTTCAGCGCCATTCACATGCAGTTTCTGGGCTTCGTGCCGCGCTTCGTGCTGGGCCTGGTGCTGGGCTACCTTTACGAGTGGAGCGGCAACATCCTGGTGCCGATGGTGGCGCACTTCACCCAGAATGCCTTCCAGCTCCTGCTCCTCTACGTGCAGCAGCGCCAGTGGAACGGCCCCGACTTCAACCCCGACTCCACCGAGAGCATGCCCTGGTACCTGGTGCTGCTCTCGATGCTGTTCACCGGCGCTATCCTCTACTTCCTGCAACAGCGCCAGCAAACGCAGCCCGCAGAAATGCACACGCTCAGCGCCGCCGGCGTGGCCGTGGTAGCCGCCGAAACCGAGCCCACCGAAACCCGTACGCTCGGCAGCAAGGGTCGCGAAGCCGACCCCGAATAG